From the genome of archaeon BMS3Bbin15:
GCACAGGTGAGATTGCAGAACTATATGCAGATAAAGTCGTGAGAGAAGATAGGAAGGGCGTGGCCATAGCAAGACAGCGTGGTTTTCTGGAGGCTACGGGGGAAATAGTTGCTTATACTGATGCTGATACAGTAGTTGCTGAGGACTGGATTGAAAATATAAGAGAGAGCCTCAATGGCAATAACATGGGTGTATATGGTCCAGTTTATCTCCTGGACGGCTATGCCATTGAAGAGGCTGCTTCAAAATATGCTTTCACCTATTTTTTACAACTCAATCATTTAATTGGATTACCCAATATCTCGGGTCAGAATTTTGCTGTAAAGAGAGAAGCAATAAAAAAAGTAGGTGGGTTCAATACAAAATTAAAATCTGCGGAAGACGTTGAACTGGGGAGAAGAATTAAAAAAATTGGTGAGCTGGAATTCAATTCAAAGCTGAGAGTTTATACCTCGGCAAGAAGGCTGAGAGCAGGCCACCAGAAGTTCTTAACCCACCATACATTAAATTACCTTTCCTTATTGCTCCTTGGAAAAACAAGAGATTTTGAGGATGTGAGGTTATGAAAAAGCTATGTATCGTTGCCGATACTTATCCGCCAAAGAAAGATGGCGTGTTAACCTTTTTGAGGTCAATTTTACCATATCTGAAAGAGCATTATGAAATTACTCTGGTGGCTCCGGCATTCAGTAGAGATAAAAATGCTCTGTCTTCGGATATTAATGTTATTCTGACGAGATATATACCAATAGAGATGGCAAACTACTATCCTGCAATTCCGGGAACAAGGGTGGCAAGAGCTATTAAAAATAGCGATATTGTCTTTGTCCATGACCTGGCTCCTCTGGGGAGTTCAGCTATAAATCTGGCAAGATTTATGAATAAGCCTCTGGCAGTATTCTGCCACCATGACGAGGCAGGCATGCTCACCCAGGCTTTCAAGCTCAGAGAAAGACGCTTTGTTCCTGACAGGCAGTTTTCCTCCATTATAGAGAAAATAGTGAAAAAGCACTATACGGCAGTGGACATATTCTTTGTGGCAACTTCGAGATTCTACTTGAAGCTGAAAAAGCTCGGCGTTGAGGAGCATAAGATAGTCTTTGCGCCGTTTGCGGTAGATACCGATAAATTCAGACAGGGGAATAAAACAGAGCTGAAAGAAAAGTTTGGAATACCTGAAAAATCTCCGGTACTCCTCTACCTAGGTAGAATGTCTCATGAGAAAAATGTTGAAACGATAATAAGGGCAGTACCTCTGATAGCTGAAAGACATCCTGAGGCTTATTTTGTTTTTGCAGGAGGGGGTGCCAGACTTAAAGGTTACAAAGCTCTTGCAGGAAAGATTGCTCCAGATGCCAATATAATCTTCACAGACTGGGTGGAGTGGGATAAAACACCTGACTACTACTCAATGGCTGATATATTCCTGTTTCCTTCTCTGCATGAAACCCAGGCTTTTGTTACCATGGAAGCTATGGCATCAGAGCTTGCGGTTCTTGTAAGTAAAGATGACATTATTGAACACAGTTATTACAGGGATGGAGAAAACTGCCTCTTTATATCAGAATCCCTGAATGAAATAGAACTTGCAGAAAAGGCATCTCTGCTCATAGAAGACAGTGAGCTAAGAATAAGACTGGGCAGAGCGGCAAGAGAGACTATGCTCAAAGTATCATGGCAGGATAATGCAGATAGTATAATTTCCGGGCTAAAAAGTATTGAATATAAAGAAAATATCCCAAAAAAGCAGAAGATAAAGAGACTTCTTATAAATAAATATACTGGTGCGGCACTGTTGGCATATGCCGGTACAAAAGTAATATAAACTACTCCCGCTAATGCAGGGAGCTTTCCATCGGAGGTTTATTATAGAGTGGGCAGCACCACTGAGGACCTTGTCATTTGGACGGAAGAGCTGGTTTACAGCAACTCCTGCTCTGTTAAGCTGGGAAAAAATTTTGGGTTGGTGAAACCTTGAAAAATTCCCGCACCAGAGCCGATTTGATAGCAATAACCAGCGAGGCTTTCCCATCACTATTCACAATCTTTAAATTGTTGTTAAAGCATATATCGTTTTTGAAGGTGAAACAGGGCAATTCCTCCACCCATTGAAATGGGTGGTCTCCTTGCCCAGATTATTATGAAGCTTCAAGAGAGCAATTTTTGTTGATAAAAGTCAAGGATATTGATGAAAAAAAAGGGATTACAAAAGAAGTCAGGACAAAAATGACATACGAGGTATTCAAACAATATTTCATTAATCTGAATCGTAGAGCCAGGGGAATTGAACAATGAAGTTTAAGTTCGATAGCAACCTTGACTTCCAACTTGAAGCTATTAATGCAATAATTGATATCTTTAAAGGACAAAGAAAGAACAGTAAATCCTTGCCATTTATAGCAGAGAATGGAGTTATTCCAAATGAACTTAATATTGGTGAGAAGAAAATATTCGAGAATCTCAAAGAAGTCCAAACACAAAACAATATCAAGACTAATGAAAAACTGGAAGGCATGGATTTCACGATTGAGATGGAGACAGGAACAGGAAAGACCTATGTCTACTTGAGAACAATTCTAATGTTAAACAGGAAATATGGCTTTCAGAAATTCATCATTATTGTGCCTTCAGTTGCTATCAGAGAAGGAGTTCTGAAATCTTTACAGATTACCAAGCAACATTTCAAACAATTGTATGATAATGTGTCATATAACTTCTATGAGTATGATTCTAGCAAATTATCAAGAATCAGGCAATTCTCAAGAAATAACAATGTAGAAATCATGGTAATGACTATAAATTCCTTCAATAAAGATACTAATATTATGAATTTGAATATTGATCAATTGAGTGGCCAAAAACCTATTGATCTTGTCAGTCTAACTAAACCTATCTTGATTCTTGATGAGCCTCAAAACATGGAGACTGAAAAAGCTCAAGAAGCCATGAAAAAATTGAATCCATTAATGAAATTGAGGTATTCTGCTACGCATAAATCTATCTTTAATCTTGTGTATAGGTTATCGCCCATTGATGCATATAATAAAAATCTAGTAAAGAAAATAGAAGTGCTTTCAGTAGTAAAGGATGAGGATTTCAATGCAGCGTTAATTCGTTGTTTAGATATTATTGCAGACGCAAAAGGTATCAAAGCAAAGCTACAAGTGTTCAAGAAACAGAAAACGGGCCAAAAACTAGCATCAATAACAGTAAGAGGGGGAGATGACCTATATGAAAAGACCAAATCTGAAGACTACAAAGATATAAAAATCACTAAGATAGATGCAAGATACGGCTTAGTAGAATTTTCAAATGGTGCAACTGTTAACAAAGGTCAAGAATTGGGTGGAGATAGACAAGAGTTAATGAGAACACAGATTCAGCAGACTATTGAGGAACACTTCAGAAAACAAGCCAGATTAAAAGAAGAAAATATCAAAGTGCTTTCATTATTCTTTATTGATAGAGTTGCAAACTACACAGAGGAAGATGGATTCATCAGGAAAACATTCATTGAAGAATTTAATAAAATAAAGAAGAAATTTCCAAACTACAAGAATCTTGATGTCAATACAGTACATAATGGCTACTTCTCCAACTATAAAAGCGAGTCTGGAATGGAGAGGGATAAAGAAGCATTTGACCTCATTATGAAAGACAAAGAAAGACTTCTCTCATTTGATGAGCCCACATCATTCATCTTCTCACACTCTGCACTGCGAGAAGGATGGGATAATCCAAATGTATTTAATATCTGTACTCTAAACGAGACAGTGTCTGAAATGAAAAAAAGACAGGAAATAGGAAGAGGAGTGAGACTTCCAGTAAACCAGGATGGAGATAGAATTAACGGCCTTGACTTCAACATACTAACAGTAGTTGCTAATGAAAGTTATGCTGGATATGTATCAAAGCTTCAACAAGAATATGTTGATGAATATGGTATTATGGTTGCTCCGCCAAAACCAGCCAACGCAAGAAACAGGAGAGCGCTAAAACTGAAAAAAGACTTCAAATTAACTCCAGAGTTTAAAGAACTATGGAAGAAGATATCAAAGAAAACCAAATACGCTGTTAATGTAGATACAAAAACTCTTGTTGATGAATGTGTAAAACAAATCAATGAAATCTCAATTGATAAAATCAGAATAAAGATTGAAAAGGTATCTCTATCACTAAATGAAAAAGGGATACAAACAGAATTTGTCGGTGATGAATCTGAAGAGCTGGACAAAGAATATCCAATTCCCAATCTAATTGAACATATCAGCCAAGAAACAAATCTAACAAGAAATACAGTATATGAGATATTATCCAAAATAAAAAATATGTATTTCATATTCAAGAATCCAAAAGAGTTTATTCAATCAATAACATTAATTATCAAAGAAAAACTAAAGGACTTCTTGATTAATGGAGTGAAATACCTGGAACTTCAAGACGTTTGGAAAATGGAGCTATTCGAAGATAATTTAGAATCATACAAAGAATACGTAATTAACGTAAATAAATCAATCTATGATGGAGTGGTTTGGGATTCAGAAGGAGAAAAGACCTTCGCAGAGAAACTTGAAGGAGATAACAGGGTAAAACTATTTATCAAGCTTCCAAGATGGTTTGTTGTGAACACACCCATAGGAAAATACAACCCTGACTGGGCTGTAGTTTTAGAAGAAAGAGATGTATCGGGTAAAGCGAGAAAGAAACTGTACTTAGTGAGAGAAACCAAATTCGTGGATGATATGGGTAATATTAGACCATCAGAAAAACAAAAAATTAAATGTGCAGAAGAACACTTCAAAACTATTAACGTAGACTACAAACCAATTAAAGCCTATGAGGAATTAGTGTGAAGAGGATTAACGGCAATTCTATGGTTTGCTAACAAGAAGCAGCTTCCTGAATTGACTCTTTCTGATAAACGTGAACTACCCCCAGCTTACGCAAGGGAACTTCTTGCTATGATTGAGTTTAAAAGCAATGTATTGATAAGATGTAGAGTTCCATTTTTACCTATGAGGTGACATTAACTTAACAACTCATCTTTCAGTTATATTTATATACGATAAGTAATGATAGGGGAAAGGAAGTCTTTATTCTCTATATAGGGAACAAGATTTCTAAAAAAAAAAGGTGAAAATAAAATGGAAGATAAAATATTGGTCTGTCAGGACTGTGGCGAAGAGTTTACTTTTACTGCCGGAGAGCAGGAATTCTTTACCGAAAAAGGTTTTAGTGACCCAAAAAGATGTAAGGCATGCAGGGATAAGAGGAAATCATACAGAAGAAACGACAGAAGCTATCAGTTTTAAGTTAATGCTTCAGAACTCTGAATGAATTATTTTATTTTTATTTATTATTTTATTTTTTTTATTGTTTCAGTTACAACTTCTTCTACAGTTAATCGTGAGGTGTCAATCTTTATATCACAGTTTTCATAAAAAGGCTTTCTTATGTTCATAAGCTCTTTAATTTTTTCCAGGGGTTCGATGCTCTGAAGAAGTGGCCTGCTTTTATCCCCAATAACTCTTTTATAGACAACATCAGGCTCAGCATGGAGATATACCACTACACCATTTCTTCTCAGCCTTTCAATGTTTTCCCTTTTCAATATAGTACCTCCACCCGTGACAATCACACAGTTATTGAGCTTGGCAACTTCCTCCACAACTCCAGTTTCAATCTCCCTGAATCTCTCCTCACCATATTTATCAAATATATCAAAAATATCCATACCTGTCTTCTTTTCAATCTCCCTGTCAGTATCCACCAGCTTCAAATTCAATCTTCTGGCAAGAAGTTTTCCAACAGTAGTCTTGCCTGTTCCCATGAATCCCGTGAGCACAATATTGCTTTTCTTCACACACAATTTCATGAGAATAACAGAGGTAAAACTTTTTATTGATTTCTGATAAGTAATAGCATGGCGAAGATTGCAGTTATAGGAGGCACAGGGGAATTTGGTAGTATGTTTGCCAGAATTTTTAGAGAGGAAGGGAATGAAGTTTTAATAACAGGTAGAAATAAAGAAACCGGAAAAAAAGTATCCAGAAGCCTTGGAGTAGGATATACACGTAGCAATACAGAAGCTGCAGAATGGGCAGATGTCGTAATAATTTCGGTCAGTATAGAAAACACACCTGATGTGATAAAGGAAGTTGCACCTCATGTGAGAGAGGGCTCACTTCTGATGGACTTCACCAGCGTTAAGGTTGAACCATGCAGAGCTATGCTGAAATATTCTGGTAAGAAAGTTGAGATAATAGGAACTCACCCTATGTTCAGCCCCAGGGTGACAGGTCTTGAAGGGCTTGTTTTTATAGTCACACCGGTAAGAACTGAGAAATGGATGGATTGGCTGAAAGAATGGCTCGAGGATAAAAAGGCAAGGGTTATAATAACAACTCCTGAAGAACATGATAGGATAATGAGTGTTGTTCAGGGATTGACTCACTTCACCTATCTGAGTGTTGCTTCTACTCTTGCTGAAATGAAGATTGATGTAAAGGAAACAAGAAAATTTGCCTCGCCGATTTACGAACTCATGATAGACCTTATAGCAAGAATTGTTGGGCAAAACCCCGGGCTATATGCAGGAATTCAGATGCTGAATCCTGAGGCTAAAAAGGTTCGCAGAGTTTTTATAGACAGGGCAATTGAATTCAACAATATTATAGACAGGAAAGACAAAGATGCCTTTGTGAAGGAGATGGTTGCTGCTGCCAGACATCTCGGTGACCTTAAAGATTCTATGGGCAGAAGCGACAAAGCTATAATGGCCCTTAATCACGAGCTATTAAAATTAAAGGAAAGTGTGGGAAAAGAAGTAGCACTTAGGCATATCTACTCGGGAAATGTGCATGTAGGAACAGTTAAAAAGGTGGATGGAGAGATGGTTACTCTAGGTAGAGGAAAGAAAAAAATTACCATTAAAATATCAAACCTCGAGCTTCTCGGCCACGAGGAGCTTATAAAATGGAAGCTGAACAATTTACCCAGAGAAAAAAGGGATTACTCTGTTATCTTTTCTGAAACTACCGATGAAGAAACAATCTGCAGGGTTTTAAAAAAAATGTTTGAAGGTCTTGCAGAGTGCAGGATTATTGACATTTACAGAGGCAAGAATCTGCCTGAAGGCATGAAAAGTATAACCCTCAGGCTTGAGGGCGTCAATACAAACTTTAAGGATATTGAAGAGTTCTTAAAAGGTCTGGGAGGGAAAATCAGATAGCTATTTATTAGAAGGTGTTTTAACTTTCTTATCCTTTAGAAAGTCCTCCAGTATTCCAAAGGCTATAAACAATAACAGAAGAAAACTGGCTGCCTTTACAATCCCGTACTTTGCTACAATATCAGAGAAATAAACCTTTACAAGACCCAGCTTCGGAATCCTTAGTATAACCTTTCCCCGTATTTCCTTACCCACCAGCAAAGGTGCAATACCAACATCCTGGTCAGGAAGAGGATTTGTTAGATTATTATCGCCCTTGGTTATAAAGTAGCGCTTGCCATCAATATTATCAATTTTAACTACTCTGTGTACAACACGAATATTCTTGTAGGGGTCATGATAAACAACGATATTTCCAACCTCAATTTTATCAGGATTAACCTTTTTAATAATCACCAGGTCACCTATATTCAGGGTTGGCTCCATACTACCAGAAACAACTGCCATAACCGGCTTGTCAGCACCCAGGACATAGCCCAGGCCATAGTTTAAGCCAGCAGCAAGAATTAAACCAATAAGAATATACTTGAAGGTATCACGGATTTCCTTTCTTATATTCATTATCAAGTCAGACTAAAGTTTATCTATTGAAAACAATGTTGGCAAACCGACCTGGAACATCTTTCTGATTCATTTTTTTATAATATCTATATACTTCCTGAGTCCCTTCTTAAGTTCAAAGAGAGATGAAAGACTGACAAGATATTCACCTTCATCACCCTCGACAATCAGTGGTTCTCTGCTCATAAGAGAGGCAACATCTATTTTATAAACCCCATCTCCAGCTTTGATATTCCATATTTCATCCTTTTCAATATCATTTATAACTCTACTTAAACTCTCACTTTTCACCTTTTTTGCGTTGCTATCTCTCTCTATTTCTTCTGCCTCTTCATGAGTGAGCTTTCTAAAGTAGAGAAACATTCTGTTACCACATTCGCACCCTCTCAGGATTCTTTCATCATTTTCCTGGTAAATCTTTCCGCATTTTGTACATTTGTGTGGCATTTTCTCACTTCTTCTTTTTTGACTTCGGTTTCGGTATATCAAGCTTTGCAAACATTGATATATAGTCAGGCCCTCGTTTTATTGCTTCAATAAGTCTTGTGGGCCCAACTATTGTTAGGCCTGCCTTCCTTCCAGATATATAGCCTGCTATTTTATCTCTAAAACTGCTTTCGTGGTCAATCCTGTAAAATTCAATACCGTGAAAATCTTCAGTATCAATCTCGCGCATTGTTGTCTCTATAAGTTCTGCCTCTTCCATAGGGTCGAGAGCTTCTTCAAGGATAAGAATCACATTCTCTTTAATCTTCTCAATAATAAAACTAATTTTTTCTATTTTTGTCTTGCTTTCCAGGGTTTCCGATGAAACGAAATCTAGCTGAAGGTCCATCTGCTCACCTCACGTCAGGTAATTTTCAATAGCTTTATAAAGCTCATCAAGGTTCTTTCCGGTAGCTGCACTTATTGGAACAACCAGATGCTGGGGAAAGGCACTCTCAATAGCATCAGGTTTTGAATCTTTAATGTCTGTTTTGTTAGCAACAATAATCATGGGAATTCCTCTAGCTTCGAGATTGCCTATAATTGTCACATTAACCTGAGTATATGGGTCTACAGTAGAATCCATAACCACCAGAACTGCGTCAACATTATCCAGCCACTTTATGGCTTCTATAACACCCTTTGTAGCTTCTTTTGCTCTGGTCTTTGCCTCCTCATCGTTCATTCCAAATACCTTGAATCTCTTATAGTCAACCTGAGTAGCTATCCCTGGCATGTCAACAATATTCATAGACAGCTTCCCGCTTCCTGTTGATACCTCCACATTTTCAATTTTCTGCACCTGTCTGGTTTCATGGGGAATTTCAGATACATCACCTACTTCCTTTCCAAGCCAGTCCTTTGCAATCTTATTGGCAAGAGTGGTCTTCCCTGCATTGACAGGACCATAAAAGCCAAGCTGTATTACTTTTCTCTTATTAAAAACTCTCAGAATCCTTCTGAGCACGTTTTTGAAACTGCCTAGCATAAACTCTACCTCTAGTAAATAATTTAAGTATGATATTATAAAGCTTATGGTATGTTTAATCTGAATTTAGGTGAGGAGGAACTCCTGAGGGTGAAGCAGGAAATACAGGAATTCATAAAAAAAGAAATCAGCAATGCTGGAGTTGAAGGTGCTGTTCTCGGACTGAGTGGTGGAATAGATTCTGCCCTGACAGCAAAGCTCGCTGTGGAAGCTCTGGGAAGTAAAAATGTGAAAGTCATGCTCATGCCAGAGAGGGGAGTAACTTCAGAGCAGGATATCAAAGATGCTGTCGAACTTGCCAGAACTCTGGGAGTTGATAACAGTATTATAGAGATAAACAGTATTTTCAGCAGCTTTAAGAAAGCCTTTCCCTTTAGCGATTTCGAACCTGGTAATAGGAATTTTGCTCTTGCAAACCTCAAGCCAAGGGTAAGGATGTGCCTGCTTTATATGGCAGCCAATATGAAAAAACTTCTTGTCCTTGGCACAGGAAACAAAACCGAACTTCTCCTGGGCTACTTCACAAAATATGGTGACGGCGGAGTTGACCTTTTGCCTATAGGGGGCCTCTACAAGGCCCAGGTTAAAGCTCTGGCTGAGCATATAGAGCTTCCAAAGAGCTTTATTGAGAAACCTCCCAGTGCGGGATTATGGGTGGGGCAGACAGATGAAGCTGAAATAGGAGTCGACTATAAAACTATAGACATTATACTATATGACCATATAGAGCTTGAACTGCCTGAAGAAGAAATTGTCAAGAAGCTTGATGTTACTCCAGAAGAAGTAAGGAGAGTTTTGAGTCTAATTGCAGAGAGCAAACACAAGCGCATACTGCCAAAAATAAAGGAGTTTACCTGATAATATTCAAAAGAGCAGCCGCCTTCTCTCCAAGCTCCATAAGGAAATAGTCCCTATCCTTATTCTGAGACACCAGCCCATAGGCCTTGAGGCACCTCAGGTGGAAGCTAAGTGTAGAGGCGTCCAGGATTCCAATGTACTTTCTGATGGAATAGAAGCTCCTTTCCTCACCTTCAGAGATAAAATAGATGATTTCTCGCCTCAATGGATTGTTAATTGCCCTTATGAGAGAATCGAACACATTTTCACCCATACCCGAAAGCTTTTGGTCAATTCCCTCCAGCTTTTCAAGAGCAGCCTCCTCCACCACAGCCTTTATCGAACTCTTAAGGTCAGGGATAAATATGGGTTTTGTTATATAGTCACTTGCCCCTTTTTTTATAGCATATACTGCATCCCCTATACAGGAATAACCTGTTATCATAATAACTTTTGTTTCTGAAAAATTCTCTTTAACTTTCTCGAGAAGAGTAAAACCATTCATGGTGGGTAGCTTTATATCTGTTACTAATACATCCACCTTTTCTCTTTCCATCACTCCGAGGGCATCATTACCATTACTGGCAACATAAACTCTATAATTATCTCTTTCCAGAATCCTTTTAAGCCCCTGTAGAGTTACTATCTCATCATCACATACCAAAATAGTAATCATAGACCTTTGGGCAATGAAACCCTCTCTCTTAATAGAAGGTAGGAATTGTCCTATTTCACCTCTGTTAAAATTGTATAAGAAAAATTTATAATCCAATCCAAACCAGCAGGTAGCTCAACCTGCTCACTGTTTCTCGCACGAACAGGTAAACATGGTTTCTTATGCATGTTTATAACAGGGACTCGCAAGTCCTGTCTACTCCTGCCAGAGTGTAGGTCCTCTTCGGAGTTGTTATCAGCCAGTACTATGCAGGGCACACTGAGAGTTTCCTCTCTGTTTAATGCCTCACTTACAGAGCAGGGGACTTTAGGAGGAGCCCCTGGTGTGTTTTTGAACTCTACCAATAACTTCTGCATTCTCCACAATGCCTCCTAATCAACCAATTGCTCTTATTCCTCATGGAACAAGCCCCCTACTTTAGCGGGGGTTATTGACTCACATTGGCACTCTTACATCATCGTATCGTTTATATATTTCAATGATTTTAATCTTAAAAACTAAAGTCTTACCTGCCATTGGATGTTCTCCTGTTATTCCATATGCCTTATCTGGAGGCACTGTAATTTCCTTAACCTCATTCTTCTTCATTCCAATAACAGCTTCATCTATTCCCTTTATCGCTTTACCTGAGCCAACAATAAATTCAAAAGGCGAATAATCTTTGCTGTCGTCGTATATCCTCGCCTCTTTTGCCACATCCCTCATAGAGGTGTCAAAGACACTTTCATCCACCAATTTTCCAACATAATGAATCTTAACTGTGTCACCTCTTTCAACGATACTCATACATTCACCTCTTCTTGGCACTCTTTGTCAGTTTAGACAGGGTGATACTTTTATTACAGACAGGACACCTTATCCTGTAAGGACGCTTTGTGAATACAGTTTTTCCACTGCTCTCTTCAAGGCAGAAGGGACACTTCACTACAAACTCGCTTTCTTCATTTCCCTGTTTTCTCCAGACAACAATCTCTCCTTCTATCTCTTTCTGTTTATTTTCAAGCTTTCTCTTTGTAAGATATGCAAATTCTCCGGGTTTGATATTCTTCATGTCAAAGGGTAACTTCATATTCTGCACCTGTCTTAAATTGACAAAACATTATTAAATAATTTTTCCCTAATATTATTATGGTCAAAGGAATATGTCTCATCAAGGGAGAGGCGGAGAAGAGTGGAGACATGAAGATAAGGCTTGAGGAAATGTCAGAAGTTAAAGAAGTACTCCAGCTTTTTGGAGATTACGATTTAATAACCATAATAGAAGCCTCCAGCTTGAGAGAATTAAATGAAACAGTTGATAAAATAAGGTCAATTAAAGGGATAAAG
Proteins encoded in this window:
- the sipW gene encoding signal peptidase I W; this translates as MNIRKEIRDTFKYILIGLILAAGLNYGLGYVLGADKPVMAVVSGSMEPTLNIGDLVIIKKVNPDKIEVGNIVVYHDPYKNIRVVHRVVKIDNIDGKRYFITKGDNNLTNPLPDQDVGIAPLLVGKEIRGKVILRIPKLGLVKVYFSDIVAKYGIVKAASFLLLLFIAFGILEDFLKDKKVKTPSNK
- a CDS encoding asnC family protein, producing MVKGICLIKGEAEKSGDMKIRLEEMSEVKEVLQLFGDYDLITIIEASSLRELNETVDKIRSIKGIKETNTLIAAET
- the czcR gene encoding transcriptional activator protein CzcR; this encodes MITILVCDDEIVTLQGLKRILERDNYRVYVASNGNDALGVMEREKVDVLVTDIKLPTMNGFTLLEKVKENFSETKVIMITGYSCIGDAVYAIKKGASDYITKPIFIPDLKSSIKAVVEEAALEKLEGIDQKLSGMGENVFDSLIRAINNPLRREIIYFISEGEERSFYSIRKYIGILDASTLSFHLRCLKAYGLVSQNKDRDYFLMELGEKAAALLNIIR
- the epsJ gene encoding putative glycosyltransferase EpsJ, whose translation is MKVSVVIPAYNEEKYIEDCLVAIEEQKDSKVEIIVVDNKSTDSTGEIAELYADKVVREDRKGVAIARQRGFLEATGEIVAYTDADTVVAEDWIENIRESLNGNNMGVYGPVYLLDGYAIEEAASKYAFTYFLQLNHLIGLPNISGQNFAVKREAIKKVGGFNTKLKSAEDVELGRRIKKIGELEFNSKLRVYTSARRLRAGHQKFLTHHTLNYLSLLLLGKTRDFEDVRL
- the nadE gene encoding NH(3)-dependent NAD(+) synthetase; translated protein: MFNLNLGEEELLRVKQEIQEFIKKEISNAGVEGAVLGLSGGIDSALTAKLAVEALGSKNVKVMLMPERGVTSEQDIKDAVELARTLGVDNSIIEINSIFSSFKKAFPFSDFEPGNRNFALANLKPRVRMCLLYMAANMKKLLVLGTGNKTELLLGYFTKYGDGGVDLLPIGGLYKAQVKALAEHIELPKSFIEKPPSAGLWVGQTDEAEIGVDYKTIDIILYDHIELELPEEEIVKKLDVTPEEVRRVLSLIAESKHKRILPKIKEFT
- the pimB gene encoding GDP-mannose-dependent alpha-(1-6)-phosphatidylinositol monomannoside mannosyltransferase gives rise to the protein MKKLCIVADTYPPKKDGVLTFLRSILPYLKEHYEITLVAPAFSRDKNALSSDINVILTRYIPIEMANYYPAIPGTRVARAIKNSDIVFVHDLAPLGSSAINLARFMNKPLAVFCHHDEAGMLTQAFKLRERRFVPDRQFSSIIEKIVKKHYTAVDIFFVATSRFYLKLKKLGVEEHKIVFAPFAVDTDKFRQGNKTELKEKFGIPEKSPVLLYLGRMSHEKNVETIIRAVPLIAERHPEAYFVFAGGGARLKGYKALAGKIAPDANIIFTDWVEWDKTPDYYSMADIFLFPSLHETQAFVTMEAMASELAVLVSKDDIIEHSYYRDGENCLFISESLNEIELAEKASLLIEDSELRIRLGRAARETMLKVSWQDNADSIISGLKSIEYKENIPKKQKIKRLLINKYTGAALLAYAGTKVI
- the tyrA gene encoding T-protein, translated to MAKIAVIGGTGEFGSMFARIFREEGNEVLITGRNKETGKKVSRSLGVGYTRSNTEAAEWADVVIISVSIENTPDVIKEVAPHVREGSLLMDFTSVKVEPCRAMLKYSGKKVEIIGTHPMFSPRVTGLEGLVFIVTPVRTEKWMDWLKEWLEDKKARVIITTPEEHDRIMSVVQGLTHFTYLSVASTLAEMKIDVKETRKFASPIYELMIDLIARIVGQNPGLYAGIQMLNPEAKKVRRVFIDRAIEFNNIIDRKDKDAFVKEMVAAARHLGDLKDSMGRSDKAIMALNHELLKLKESVGKEVALRHIYSGNVHVGTVKKVDGEMVTLGRGKKKITIKISNLELLGHEELIKWKLNNLPREKRDYSVIFSETTDEETICRVLKKMFEGLAECRIIDIYRGKNLPEGMKSITLRLEGVNTNFKDIEEFLKGLGGKIR
- the fbp gene encoding FK506-binding protein is translated as MSIVERGDTVKIHYVGKLVDESVFDTSMRDVAKEARIYDDSKDYSPFEFIVGSGKAIKGIDEAVIGMKKNEVKEITVPPDKAYGITGEHPMAGKTLVFKIKIIEIYKRYDDVRVPM
- a CDS encoding type III restriction enzyme, res subunit; the protein is MKFKFDSNLDFQLEAINAIIDIFKGQRKNSKSLPFIAENGVIPNELNIGEKKIFENLKEVQTQNNIKTNEKLEGMDFTIEMETGTGKTYVYLRTILMLNRKYGFQKFIIIVPSVAIREGVLKSLQITKQHFKQLYDNVSYNFYEYDSSKLSRIRQFSRNNNVEIMVMTINSFNKDTNIMNLNIDQLSGQKPIDLVSLTKPILILDEPQNMETEKAQEAMKKLNPLMKLRYSATHKSIFNLVYRLSPIDAYNKNLVKKIEVLSVVKDEDFNAALIRCLDIIADAKGIKAKLQVFKKQKTGQKLASITVRGGDDLYEKTKSEDYKDIKITKIDARYGLVEFSNGATVNKGQELGGDRQELMRTQIQQTIEEHFRKQARLKEENIKVLSLFFIDRVANYTEEDGFIRKTFIEEFNKIKKKFPNYKNLDVNTVHNGYFSNYKSESGMERDKEAFDLIMKDKERLLSFDEPTSFIFSHSALREGWDNPNVFNICTLNETVSEMKKRQEIGRGVRLPVNQDGDRINGLDFNILTVVANESYAGYVSKLQQEYVDEYGIMVAPPKPANARNRRALKLKKDFKLTPEFKELWKKISKKTKYAVNVDTKTLVDECVKQINEISIDKIRIKIEKVSLSLNEKGIQTEFVGDESEELDKEYPIPNLIEHISQETNLTRNTVYEILSKIKNMYFIFKNPKEFIQSITLIIKEKLKDFLINGVKYLELQDVWKMELFEDNLESYKEYVINVNKSIYDGVVWDSEGEKTFAEKLEGDNRVKLFIKLPRWFVVNTPIGKYNPDWAVVLEERDVSGKARKKLYLVRETKFVDDMGNIRPSEKQKIKCAEEHFKTINVDYKPIKAYEELV
- the aroK gene encoding shikimate kinase 1, with translation MKLCVKKSNIVLTGFMGTGKTTVGKLLARRLNLKLVDTDREIEKKTGMDIFDIFDKYGEERFREIETGVVEEVAKLNNCVIVTGGGTILKRENIERLRRNGVVVYLHAEPDVVYKRVIGDKSRPLLQSIEPLEKIKELMNIRKPFYENCDIKIDTSRLTVEEVVTETIKKIK
- a CDS encoding tRNA modification GTPase TrmE, with the translated sequence MLGSFKNVLRRILRVFNKRKVIQLGFYGPVNAGKTTLANKIAKDWLGKEVGDVSEIPHETRQVQKIENVEVSTGSGKLSMNIVDMPGIATQVDYKRFKVFGMNDEEAKTRAKEATKGVIEAIKWLDNVDAVLVVMDSTVDPYTQVNVTIIGNLEARGIPMIIVANKTDIKDSKPDAIESAFPQHLVVPISAATGKNLDELYKAIENYLT